Genomic DNA from Lentimicrobiaceae bacterium:
AGTAATTGGTTGCCAAAATCCACTAAGCCATTTGTTAATGAGAACCCTGTCCAGGAAAAACCCATTGGCAATGTATGATGTATCTCTGCCGGTCCAAAGATGTCTCCTTTATTAATTGTAAGTTTTACGTCAAATGTACTGCCCGGAACAATTTGCGAGGGCAATTGGCAGTTTACATCTATTTGCGTTGTTTTAGCGGGTTTGTGGGTATTTTTTGAAAAATCCAGCACTTCCATGGATAATGCTTCGGGTGAAGGTTTTACTTCTTTATTTTTAAAATGGTACGAAATGCCCAGGAACGAATAATTATAAGTATCATATTTATAACCACCCTTTGCAGCATCAAGAATATCAGAATTTACAGTACGGATACTGGTTTCCACGTTAACCGACCAGCTATCTTTAAAATGGTAATTCGCACCAAGACCAACAGGGATAACTGTTTCTGTTGTTCTTTTCCCTAAGCCGTTTCCTTCTGTACCGTTGGAACTAACTATTTTCCCAGTCTTATAATTTTTTAGTTCTGCTTTCCAGTTCGACATTCCCAATCCGGCAAAGCCATACAAAGAAATTTTTCTATCGGGTTTACCTGGCGCAATCCAGTTGCTGAAATTAGCAACAGCGCTGATATTATATTCATAAATATCTGTTTCTGAACGTAAATAAGCAGGATTATCGTTACCATAGTGATCTTTTGTACCTTTTATTTTCCCATTTAAAAATTGCCCTCTCAACCCAAAAACAGGATTGAATTGCTTTTGAAGATAAAAACCGTAAGCGGATGCCCAGTCTTTTTTGTACGGAGCCATCTCATAATTATTGATGTCGCCATGGTAAATATTTGTGCCCATGTTTACATTTACTGACCAGTTTTTCCAAAATGAAAAACTTTCGCTTTGCGGTTCCTGAGCAAACAAGGTACTGCATAGAATACAAGATAATAAAATTGCAAATGTCCTTTTCATATAAAATAAGTAATATAGATATTTAACAAAAGTAATAAAAATATTCAATAAAAAAACTTCAATTATATAAATTTTGAAGAAAATTTTATTCCATAGTGCAAAAAAAATGAAAAAAGACTTTTTTAAATCAAATATATACCTATCTTTGCACCCTCAAAAAAATCAGTACTCATTAAGTAGAACCATTAATTATGATTATTGTTCCCGTAAAAGAAGGCGAAAGCATTGACAGAGCGTTAAAAAAATTAAAACGTAAATTTGAAAAAACAGGTGTTGTAAAAGAGTTACGTGAAAGACAAAAATTTACAAAACCTTCCATCAAACGCCGTGAGCAAGTGCTTAAAGCCATCTATATCCAAAAATTAGTTCAGGATCAGGAAAATAAATAAACCCTTAGGGCATTTTAAATAATTACTGAACCGTTCGCAGACATTACGGTGTTTGCGGACGGTTTTTTATTATTTTCTTTTGTTTATTAAAAATAAATGCTTAATTTTAACGTTTGAAATATAAGAGCAATGCCATTTACAAATCAAATGCATGCTAAGAGCTAAGTTTTTGAATTATATTGAAAATGAAAGAAGGTATTCTACACATACCCTAATTGCTTATGCAAATGATCTGCAACAATTTCATGACTACTTACTTCAAGCATACAATCTTGAAAACAGTGTAAATGCAGAGCCGGAAATGATACGTTCCTGGATTGTTTCCCTGATAAACACGCCTTTACAAACCCGAACTGTCAATAGAAAAATTTCTACGCTAAAATCATATTACAGGTTTTTACAAAAAGAAAAATTAATTTCAATAAATCCTGTAAAAACAATATCCGGCCCCAAAACAGCACAGAAGCTCCCTGAATTTATTGAAAAAGATAAATTGGCTAAATTGCTGGACGAATTGTTAATAGGAACAGACTACCATTCGGTAAGGAATAAACTGATTATTGAACTATTCTACTCAACGGGAATGCGATTGTCTGAACTTGTCCAACTTAAATTTTCCGATTTTGACTTTAGCCGTTCAACTGTGAAAATCAATGGAAAAAGAAATAAACAGCGACTGGTTCCAGTAACAACTACCGTTTTACAATTATTAACAACCTACAGCGATATTCAAAAAAAAGAAACGGAGAACGAATATCATGTATTTGTATTTTCTACGAAAAAAGGAAAACAAATGCATCCGCGGGTTGTTTACGGAATTGTAAAAAACACCCTCGAAATGATTACATCACTCGAAAAGCGTAGCCCTCACATTTTAAGACATTCTTTTGCCACCCATTTGCTTAACAACGGAGCCGACCTGAACTCAATTAAAGAATTATTGGGGCACGCAAACCTTGCAACAACTCAAATTTACACACATAACTCTTTCGAAAAGTTAAAAAATCAATATAAACAAGCCCATCCAAGGGCATAAAACAAAGGAGGACTTATGAAAATCAACATCAATTCAGTTCATTTTAAATCCGATAAAAAATTAGATCAGTTTATTATCGAAAAAATTGAAAAATTGACCGGAAATTACGACGGTATCATTGGCGGCGATGTGAAGTTAAAACTTGAAAAGTCGGAAGCTCTGGAAAATAAAGTTGCTGAAATCCGTCTCCAAATCAGAGGAAGTGATTTGTTTGCCAAAAAACAAAGCAAAACTTTTGAAGAAGCCACCCTTGAAGCAGTAGAAGCCCTCAAAAAGCAACTTATTAAGCACAAAGATAAGAGCAGAGAATAACTTTTTTTTAAAGTTCTCAAAAAAAATAAAAAATATTTGTTCGTATCTTAAAAGTTTCTATTTTTGCAGTCCTTTTTAAAGGGCTGCTTTTTTATCATACATGCCGATGTAGCTCAGTTGGTAGAGCAGCTGATTTGTAATCAGCTGGTCGGGGGTTCGAGTCCCTCTATCGGCTCAAGTTCTTTAACATAGCTGAAATTAATATTGGGGAGATACCAGAGCGGTCAAATGGGGCAGACTGTAAATCTGTTGGCGAAGCCTTCGGAGGTTCGAATCCTCCTCTCCCCACAAACTGCGGAAGTAGCTCATTTGGTAGAGCGATAGCCTTCCAAGCTATAGGTGGCGGGTTCGAGCCCCGTCTTCCGCTCTAAAAAGCCGATGTAGCTCAGAGGTAGAGCATCCCGATTTAATCGGGAGGGTCAACTGAGCATCAAAGGAAAAAAGCCGATGTAGCTCAGAGGTAGAGCACTTCCTTGGTAAGGAAGGGGTCATGAGTTCAAATCTCATCATTGGCTCAAAAGAATTTAGATAACCAAAATTGTAAACTTTTTAAACATTAAATTAATATGGCAAAAGAAAAATTCGATCGTTCAAAACCTCACGTTAACGTAGGTACTATTGGTCATATTGACCATGGGAAAACTACGCTGACTGCTGCTATTACTCTCGTTTTGGCAGATAAGGGCTTTTCGGAATTCAGGTCATTCGATTCGATTGATAACGCTCCGGAAGAAAAAGAAAGAGGTATTACCATTAATACCGCCCATGTGGAGTATCAGACTGCCAATCGTCATTATGCACACGTTGACTGTCCAGGACATGCCGACTACATTAAAAATATGGTTACAGGTGCAGCCCAGATGGACGGTGCTATTATCGTTGTAGCAGCTACTGATGGTCCTATGCCCCAAACCCGCGAACATATCCTGCTTGCTCGCCAGGTAGGTGTACCTCGTTTAGTTGTATTCATGAACAAAGTTGACCTCGTTGATGATGAAGAAATATTAGAAATCGTTGAAATGGAAATTCGCGATCTGCTTACTTTCTATGGATTTGATGGAGAAAACACTCCTGTAATTCGTGGTTCAGCTCTTGGTGGATTAAACAAAGAACCTGTTTGGGTTGAAAAAATTATGGAATTAATGGAAGCTGTTGATACATGGATTCCTCTTCCCGAACGTGCAGTGGATAAACCCTTCCTGATGCCGATTGAAGATGTATTTTCCATTACCGGTCGTGGTACAGTAGCTACCGGGAGAATCGAAACCGGCGTTATTCACGTTGGAGACCCTGTAGATATTATTGGTATGGGTGCCGAAAAACTGAAATCAGTATGTACAGGTGTTGAAATGTTCCGTAAATTATTGGACGAAGGCGAAGCTGGAGATAATGCAGGTTTGCTTCTCCGTGGAATTGACAAAGACGAAATCCGTCGCGGAATGGTTATTGCAAAACCCGGTTCCATAAAACCCCACAAACATTTCAAAGCCGAAGTATATATTCTCAAAAAAGAAGAAGGTGGACGTCATACTCCTTTTCATAATAAATACCGTCCTCAATTCTATTTCCGTACAACAGACGTTACCGGCGAAATTATCCTTCCCGAAGGTATTGAAATGGTAATGCCCGGCGACAACCTGAGCGTAACCGTAAACCTGATTGCTGAAATAGCAATGAACAAAGGTTTAAGATTTGCTATCCGCGAAGGTGGCCGTACCGTAGGTGCCGGACAGGTAACTGAAATCATTGACTAACTAAATCACTATATGCAAATAAAGGTATCCTCCATAAAAAGGGTATCTTTATTTGCCATATTAAAATTAATGTTTACAATAAAGGCAATACGGGTGTAGCTCAACTGGTAGAGTGGCGGTCTCCAAAACCGTAGGCTGTGGGTTCGATTCCTACCACCCGTGCTAAAAATAAGTAATTCAATGGCAAACAAAGTAGTTGAATACATGAAGGAAAGTTATGATGAATTAATTCATAAAGTTTCCTGGCCCACTTGGAGTGAGTTGCAAAATAGTGCAATTGTGGTATCCGTTGCTTCCCTAATAATCGCAGTAATCGTTTATCTGATGGATATCTCATTTCAAACGTTATTAGAACAGTTTTATAAATTGTTTTAAGTAGCGTTCACTATTTTTATCTATATATAATTGTTTATTTGAAATAACCCTGTCAACTTCAACCAGCAAGTATGAGCGAACAAGTGAAAAAATGGTATGTTGTAAGGGCGGTTAGCGGTGGAGAG
This window encodes:
- a CDS encoding outer membrane beta-barrel protein, which encodes MKRTFAILLSCILCSTLFAQEPQSESFSFWKNWSVNVNMGTNIYHGDINNYEMAPYKKDWASAYGFYLQKQFNPVFGLRGQFLNGKIKGTKDHYGNDNPAYLRSETDIYEYNISAVANFSNWIAPGKPDRKISLYGFAGLGMSNWKAELKNYKTGKIVSSNGTEGNGLGKRTTETVIPVGLGANYHFKDSWSVNVETSIRTVNSDILDAAKGGYKYDTYNYSFLGISYHFKNKEVKPSPEALSMEVLDFSKNTHKPAKTTQIDVNCQLPSQIVPGSTFDVKLTINKGDIFGPAEIHHTLPMGFSWTGFSLTNGLVDFGNQLLTVKWEQLPEDSVISVLYTLKCEQPQPGINNFNGKLFWKSGNTDKVTAFSNTINVIGNVKPTGENDLLSENKKPTTKETFISQVVSDEIEYRVQIMAVREKKTNIDDLAAQYNITVPIKEDYYKGYYIYTIGSFNNYGKAKTYMYETRTDNNVHDAFIVKFRNGKRFAP
- the rpsU gene encoding 30S ribosomal protein S21; translation: MIIVPVKEGESIDRALKKLKRKFEKTGVVKELRERQKFTKPSIKRREQVLKAIYIQKLVQDQENK
- a CDS encoding tyrosine-type recombinase/integrase, which codes for MLRAKFLNYIENERRYSTHTLIAYANDLQQFHDYLLQAYNLENSVNAEPEMIRSWIVSLINTPLQTRTVNRKISTLKSYYRFLQKEKLISINPVKTISGPKTAQKLPEFIEKDKLAKLLDELLIGTDYHSVRNKLIIELFYSTGMRLSELVQLKFSDFDFSRSTVKINGKRNKQRLVPVTTTVLQLLTTYSDIQKKETENEYHVFVFSTKKGKQMHPRVVYGIVKNTLEMITSLEKRSPHILRHSFATHLLNNGADLNSIKELLGHANLATTQIYTHNSFEKLKNQYKQAHPRA
- a CDS encoding HPF/RaiA family ribosome-associated protein; the encoded protein is MKININSVHFKSDKKLDQFIIEKIEKLTGNYDGIIGGDVKLKLEKSEALENKVAEIRLQIRGSDLFAKKQSKTFEEATLEAVEALKKQLIKHKDKSRE
- the tuf gene encoding elongation factor Tu encodes the protein MAKEKFDRSKPHVNVGTIGHIDHGKTTLTAAITLVLADKGFSEFRSFDSIDNAPEEKERGITINTAHVEYQTANRHYAHVDCPGHADYIKNMVTGAAQMDGAIIVVAATDGPMPQTREHILLARQVGVPRLVVFMNKVDLVDDEEILEIVEMEIRDLLTFYGFDGENTPVIRGSALGGLNKEPVWVEKIMELMEAVDTWIPLPERAVDKPFLMPIEDVFSITGRGTVATGRIETGVIHVGDPVDIIGMGAEKLKSVCTGVEMFRKLLDEGEAGDNAGLLLRGIDKDEIRRGMVIAKPGSIKPHKHFKAEVYILKKEEGGRHTPFHNKYRPQFYFRTTDVTGEIILPEGIEMVMPGDNLSVTVNLIAEIAMNKGLRFAIREGGRTVGAGQVTEIID
- the secE gene encoding preprotein translocase subunit SecE, whose protein sequence is MANKVVEYMKESYDELIHKVSWPTWSELQNSAIVVSVASLIIAVIVYLMDISFQTLLEQFYKLF